GCACGATGTTCAAATCGAAATGGTTATTCCCCCGAACGGCGACTTTTTAACACAAGTGGTTAGTTTGTTATCTCATCTGACATCATCCCGCGAGCGATTTATCGCCTTTGTAGATAGCCGCAAGCAGACTGAACAAATCGCCACGATTATGTCTCGGATGGCCAATAACAATTTAGATAATGTCCCGTATATCCGGCGATTGGAAACCCTAGATGTCCTTCCCTATCGAGCAGGTTATGAGGAATATGACCGAACCCAGATTCAAGAACGGCTCACATCAGGAAATCTTATTGGTGTGGTCAGTACCAGCGCCCTTGAGTTGGGACTAGATATACCGGCACTTTCAACTGGTGTTTTGGTTGGGGTACCAAATTCCGCGACGAGCTTCCAGCAACGAATTGGCCGTATCGGACGGCACGCACCCGGTCGAGTCATCGTTATTAAATCCGGAAATCCTTTAGATGACGTGGTTTTCCGTCATCCCAAGTCCTTATTTTCTCGCCCGTTGTCAGAAGGGGCTCTTTACTTAGAAAATCGGCGGATTCAATATATCCACGCCTTAGCCTTGGCTCGACAAGGAGGAGAACACGACCTAGCTATTGGGATTAGAGAAGACCAAGAAATTGAGTTAGAATCTTCCATTGATTGGCCCCAAGGATTTTCAGAGATTGTTCAGGATGAACGCACAGGAACGATCCCGGTAGAGTTTCAGACCATGAAAGAACATGGTGGAGATCGGCCTAACCTGGCCTATGCATTGCGAGACGTTGACCTGCAATTTAAGGTGATATTAAATAATAATCCGCACGATAGTCTGGGCGCTTTATCTTACGGACAAGTTTTACGGGAAGCATATCCCGGCGCGGTTTACTATTACGCGACCGCACCGTACCGCGTCACGCGTGTAGACACGGTTCGCCGTCTGATTACGGTTCGCCCAGAAAAGCACTATACCACTTCGCCTTCATCGCTACCGACTCAGATTTACCCAAATTTAACCGAAGGCAATGTTCATCAAGCTTTCCTACACGGCGATCTGATAAGCATTGAGTGTAATCTGCAAATTCATAACGTCGTGGTTGGTTTTACTGAGCGGCGCGGCCGGGCAGAAAGCCATCATGCCTATCCTTTACCATTAGGAGGCTCTATTCAATTTCGCAGCCCCAGATTTTACCGATATTATTTTTCGTCCGGGGTTATTTTCAACCACCCAGAACTGCGGAATCTAGACAATGCAAAGCTAGACTCTCTAGCATCTTTATTATTCGAAGGGTTTTTAATGACTATTCCTTTTGAACGACAAGATATCGGATACGGATCCGGTCGTCATCGGCGGGAAGCGAACCGCATTGGATTGAATGATCGATTTATAGCGCTCTTTGATCAAACCTATGGAAGCCTTCGTTTAAGTAGCCGTCTTATGGATACTGACGTTTTCGGTAAATTGCTGGAAAACTGTGTAGCGATTATCGAGACGGACTACGACGGATTATATCCTCAGGATCTTCTTGGCCTCGTGGATTTGTTCTATAAAGAGTTCTTAAAGCCCCGTCAAAAGTATTCACCATACGCCCAAAATACGTTGCTGCTAGATAATGAACCAAACCGGATCCGGGTGATTGCGCCTGGCAGCATGGGGCTCGCACTTGGTAAATCAAACCAGGAAGTGATCATTCAGGATATTTTCTTTCATCCCTTAAAAAAGTTATCCTATCGTGTCGACTATCCCAACGATCCGCCAAATCATCTCAACCCACCGGACATAATCTGGTCCTTTGACGAGGTTATCCCCATTGATGGAATATCCGAGTTTGTATACTACGACATGAATACCGGGCAAGTGATAAAAATATGAATCCCCGGGATTGATTCGGAAGCACTTTCAGCGGACCATAGGAGGCGAGGCGCAGAAGGCCTTGTGAAGTTGGTTAGCCATATGAAAAAGACGCCGGTTGGTGCCGCCTAGACGCTCGGGTTGTCCATCGCCGACAGTAATGACCCCGTATACTAGTTGCAACGATCTCCACAATGGAGGGAAATATCCATGACAACCCAGAAATGTGAAGCACTCAAAGACTCTCGTACACACATGTCCATGAGTTTCGGGTCAGAGAGTTCAGCAGACCTCAATCATATGGTCCCCGCGGACTCAGTGCGAAACAACTGCACCTTGGTAATCGCAAACTCCGAGAAATAAACGCGTCCGAGTCGGAGACCGCTTGGCTTATTATCAGCCGCCCATTGCCGCCGAATTCACCGCTACTCTCGAGGTGTGGATTGGCCCTGGTTTCGATTCCGCAAAATATGGGCCTTGACGATCTCGTTTACGCTAAGACGATTACGTCCCTGACAGCCCTGCAGGCTAGGGTTCCTGTATGCCGACAGGGCCAACACAACGGCTCGCCCCAACAGGAGTGTAGTGGTTCTGATGAAGAGCTCAAAGGAAGGACGCCTGTCTCCCGCTTCGGGGGTCAAAACCGGTCTTGACAATGGGGGGGCCACCTTACCCAGCCGTTTCGTAAGTTCTTCTTTGTCCTCCGCCGGACCATGATTTCCGGCGATTCATAAGCCCAGTGGATATGGCCCCTAGGAACTCTTAGTGTAAGTCACCTGCCATCAACGACCGGCTCTCTCGAGCAATCACTTGGATATAATAGGGCTTCGGTAGATCCTGCTGGGCTCGTTATGCACTACCATACATAGTGACTTTTTCCTCAACTCAGTTCCAACACTGTCATGTAACCCGACGTGCTCCTAAGGCGTTATATTCAACAGAAGACAGAGGAGGAGAAAGACATGAAACGACGATCGTTATACATCCCAGGTAGTGCTTTGGCACTCCTCTCGCTAACGGGTTGTGGTTTGTCAGGAGCAGCCCAAATCACACCGACCCACAATGGCAGTTATAATATTTCCGGTACCGTAACCACTTCAGGCGGGAACCAAACACAGCATAGTGCCCCCGAGACGAGTTCCCCATCCAATGCCTCCGCACAAAATGCAAACAATTCTCAAGTATCATCTCCGCCATCATCTGGGACATTTTCCGCCACCTCGAGCATCAACTCTCCATTCAATCCTGTGGTGCAACAAGCTATGGGTGACATCAAGAATTTTACAGCGCTACCCTTGGAGGCCCCCGAGATTATTCCACCTTCGATCTACCATTTCGCTGGCGGTTATTTAACGGCTTTGACATCAACCGGACCGAATCACTGGACGGTGCATTTACGGGACACGACCCAACAAGAGCCTGTCAATTCGCCAAATATCGGGCAGGTTTTAAGTTCCCTGCCGAATGTCGGATCCTTTGGCATTCGGCAATTAGCCAGTAATCAAGTGGGCACCCCATCACTCGATATGACGACTTTACGCCAATTTAATCCTCTTTGGCGTCCCAATCAAAGCATTCTGAATGCAACCAGCAAGGAACACATCATTGTCGGAGGAGGCAATGCGGCCTTAGGAGCCGTCGCTTATGGATTTCATGGCACTTTTAATGATGCCAAATTGACATGGCAAGAAGGTGATTGGACGATCGAAATCACTGGTGGAAGTCCACGCTACGAACAGGACATAGCGTTTAAGCTGGTCAATTACTTGCACGCCCATTATCTTCCCCCATTTCCCGGTCT
The Sulfobacillus thermosulfidooxidans DNA segment above includes these coding regions:
- a CDS encoding DEAD/DEAH box helicase, with the protein product MNDEFYLANEWNVVFRHNISSRNAEYTTTDDLALSPVISQYLRENFSQGIYLHQHDAIWAAVIKKQHLCLATGTASGKTLPFMITAMNILSLDPKAKILALYPTKALGYEQEQRWRESLQRSGLPIQVGRIDGDIPSARRLEILVTSHILVATPDVIHTWMLATLDNRKVRNFIHCLKFVIVDEVHSFTGVFGSNSAYLFRRLHHAAHILGSDFQYMAASATIANPEEHLYKLFGVPFEIIDQDFSPKHDVQIEMVIPPNGDFLTQVVSLLSHLTSSRERFIAFVDSRKQTEQIATIMSRMANNNLDNVPYIRRLETLDVLPYRAGYEEYDRTQIQERLTSGNLIGVVSTSALELGLDIPALSTGVLVGVPNSATSFQQRIGRIGRHAPGRVIVIKSGNPLDDVVFRHPKSLFSRPLSEGALYLENRRIQYIHALALARQGGEHDLAIGIREDQEIELESSIDWPQGFSEIVQDERTGTIPVEFQTMKEHGGDRPNLAYALRDVDLQFKVILNNNPHDSLGALSYGQVLREAYPGAVYYYATAPYRVTRVDTVRRLITVRPEKHYTTSPSSLPTQIYPNLTEGNVHQAFLHGDLISIECNLQIHNVVVGFTERRGRAESHHAYPLPLGGSIQFRSPRFYRYYFSSGVIFNHPELRNLDNAKLDSLASLLFEGFLMTIPFERQDIGYGSGRHRREANRIGLNDRFIALFDQTYGSLRLSSRLMDTDVFGKLLENCVAIIETDYDGLYPQDLLGLVDLFYKEFLKPRQKYSPYAQNTLLLDNEPNRIRVIAPGSMGLALGKSNQEVIIQDIFFHPLKKLSYRVDYPNDPPNHLNPPDIIWSFDEVIPIDGISEFVYYDMNTGQVIKI